In Streptococcus respiraculi, one DNA window encodes the following:
- a CDS encoding bifunctional DnaQ family exonuclease/ATP-dependent helicase, giving the protein MTEKKQANRYAVVDLEATSSSSYAKIIQIGIVIVEEGQIVETYATDINPYEKLDYHIRELTGITDQQLAVAPDFGQVAKEIYDLLEGTIFVAHNVSFDANLLAEALFFEGYDLHTPRVDTVELAQLFFPTLDKYSLSNLAKELTLDLEQAHTAISDATATARLLLKIQEKIQQLPKQTVGHILEFADYLLYESRLVIDELYPILSDYLPENLVSVGGLCLKKPAALQAPYHLSTDFATNLALLGLDERPQQQAFSQIMEKRLQDADAHVHFIQAQAGIGKTYGYLLPALAHSERPVLAVVPTKMLQQQIMENEGKRLSEVFRIGLASIKSPRHYLKLDTFWRTLERQDENRLLNRYKMHLLVWLCETETGDLDELKQQRYQAYFDELRHDGNWDEQSLFGEWDFWYRAQEAARSSHVTLTNHAYFLEHVSDTPWMQNRLLIIDEAQKLALAAEEYASQELSISDCEALIQSKLDRTSLLLEKRLLEACSFELTHLLEQFRATGQRELAPQDLAALRQNLEELGDSDFQDWLWLLGQKREFWLEERKVDEKHLSFLRASQEDVLDVASLLPNSKICCISATLEISKKVNVADLLGFQSITFDRLPNHQKSNQLITHPRKLPDLVSLNKEEHAAFIAQQIQDLLELGRPILVLLTSINLLLELSKILEESEIPHLAQHRHGLEMPLKRRFDKGEVPVLLGTGAFWEGVDFASQPQMIQLIPRLPFENPQDRFVRKVNRHLKAERKNPFYDYHLPMMMLKLKQAIGRSNRSARQKSCVILLDNRLIDKQYGQQIKTFLKTEYQLESLEPEHLVERMEQFLEEM; this is encoded by the coding sequence ATGACAGAGAAAAAACAAGCAAATCGATATGCTGTTGTGGACTTAGAAGCGACGAGCAGTAGTAGTTATGCTAAGATTATTCAGATTGGGATTGTCATTGTAGAAGAAGGGCAGATTGTCGAAACCTACGCAACAGACATTAATCCCTATGAAAAATTGGACTACCATATCCGCGAATTGACCGGCATTACCGACCAGCAATTAGCAGTAGCTCCTGATTTTGGTCAGGTGGCAAAAGAGATTTATGACTTATTAGAAGGAACCATTTTTGTAGCCCATAATGTGTCTTTTGATGCCAATTTATTAGCAGAAGCCCTCTTTTTTGAAGGTTACGATTTACACACCCCGCGGGTTGATACGGTCGAATTGGCCCAGCTATTTTTCCCGACTTTAGACAAGTATAGTCTGAGCAATCTTGCAAAGGAGTTGACCCTTGATTTGGAGCAGGCCCATACGGCTATTTCAGATGCAACTGCAACTGCAAGGCTCCTCTTAAAAATTCAAGAGAAGATTCAACAATTACCAAAGCAGACTGTGGGGCATATTCTTGAGTTTGCGGATTATCTGCTCTACGAATCTCGCTTGGTGATTGATGAGCTATACCCTATCTTATCAGATTATCTGCCTGAAAATCTGGTGTCAGTAGGTGGTCTTTGTTTGAAGAAACCAGCTGCACTACAAGCACCTTATCATCTATCAACAGATTTTGCGACCAATCTCGCTCTTTTAGGGCTGGATGAGCGGCCACAGCAGCAGGCATTTTCCCAGATCATGGAAAAACGCCTGCAAGACGCGGATGCACATGTGCATTTCATTCAGGCGCAGGCAGGCATTGGTAAGACCTATGGCTACTTGCTTCCAGCGCTAGCCCATAGTGAGCGCCCTGTTCTTGCAGTGGTACCGACTAAGATGTTGCAGCAGCAGATTATGGAAAATGAGGGGAAAAGGCTGTCAGAGGTTTTTCGTATAGGGCTTGCTAGTATCAAGTCTCCTCGCCATTATCTCAAGCTGGATACTTTTTGGCGAACCTTGGAGCGGCAAGATGAGAACCGACTTTTGAATCGTTATAAAATGCACCTCTTGGTCTGGCTTTGTGAGACGGAGACGGGAGATTTAGATGAGCTTAAGCAGCAGCGCTATCAAGCTTATTTCGATGAGCTACGGCATGACGGCAACTGGGATGAGCAATCCTTGTTTGGGGAGTGGGATTTTTGGTACAGAGCGCAAGAGGCTGCCCGCTCAAGCCATGTCACCCTGACCAACCATGCTTACTTTTTGGAGCACGTATCAGATACTCCTTGGATGCAGAATCGGCTCTTGATCATCGATGAAGCGCAAAAATTGGCCCTAGCAGCAGAAGAATATGCCAGTCAGGAATTATCGATTTCAGACTGTGAAGCCCTAATCCAGAGCAAGTTGGACAGAACTAGCCTGCTTCTTGAAAAACGCTTATTAGAAGCCTGTTCTTTTGAGTTAACTCATCTTTTAGAACAGTTCCGAGCAACTGGCCAGCGAGAATTAGCACCACAAGACCTTGCAGCTCTCAGACAAAATTTGGAAGAGCTGGGCGACAGCGATTTTCAAGACTGGCTATGGTTGTTAGGTCAGAAACGGGAGTTTTGGCTGGAAGAACGCAAGGTAGATGAGAAGCACCTGAGTTTCCTAAGAGCCAGTCAGGAAGATGTGCTTGATGTGGCAAGTCTTTTGCCAAATAGTAAAATATGCTGTATCAGTGCCACTCTGGAAATTAGTAAAAAGGTGAATGTGGCAGACTTACTAGGGTTTCAATCAATCACCTTTGATCGACTGCCTAATCATCAAAAAAGTAATCAACTGATTACACACCCCCGTAAGTTACCTGATTTAGTTTCTCTCAATAAGGAAGAGCATGCAGCATTCATAGCTCAGCAGATTCAAGACTTGTTAGAGCTCGGTAGACCAATCTTGGTCTTGCTGACTTCGATTAACCTGCTCTTGGAGTTGTCGAAAATCTTGGAAGAGTCTGAGATTCCTCATCTGGCTCAGCATCGCCATGGTCTTGAAATGCCGCTGAAACGCCGATTTGATAAAGGCGAAGTGCCTGTTTTGTTAGGAACTGGAGCTTTCTGGGAGGGAGTAGACTTTGCCAGTCAACCGCAAATGATTCAGCTGATTCCCCGTCTACCGTTTGAAAATCCTCAGGACCGTTTTGTCCGCAAGGTGAATCGACATCTGAAAGCAGAGCGGAAAAACCCCTTTTATGACTATCATCTGCCGATGATGATGTTGAAGTTGAAACAAGCTATTGGACGAAGCAATCGCTCGGCACGTCAGAAATCCTGTGTGATCCTCTTGGACAATCGTTTGATTGATAAGCAGTATGGTCAGCAGATTAAAACATTCCTCAAGACAGAATACCAGTTAGAAAGCCTTGAGCCAGAACACCTAGTAGAGCGAATGGAACAATTTTTAGAAGAAATGTAG
- a CDS encoding MBL fold metallo-hydrolase, producing MKLHKTVNPVAYENTYYLENDSHLIVVDPGSDWATIRQTIERIGKPVAAILLTHTHYDHIMSLDLVREHFSMPPVYVAESEASWLYTPEMNLSGLARHDDMENVVCRPAEKTFQYDQDYLLDGFRFSVVETPGHSIGGVSFIFPDQELVITGDALFRESIGRTDLPTSNFDDLLSGIKNNLFTLPGHYQVYPGHGHSSTISHEKNVNPFFR from the coding sequence ATGAAACTGCATAAAACCGTAAATCCTGTCGCCTATGAAAATACCTACTATTTAGAAAATGATTCTCACCTTATCGTGGTGGATCCAGGCAGTGATTGGGCAACTATTCGACAGACGATTGAACGGATTGGAAAGCCAGTGGCGGCTATCCTCTTGACCCACACCCATTATGACCATATTATGAGCTTGGACTTGGTGCGAGAGCATTTTAGCATGCCACCTGTCTACGTGGCTGAAAGTGAGGCTAGTTGGCTCTACACACCTGAAATGAATCTCTCAGGACTTGCCCGCCACGATGATATGGAAAATGTCGTCTGCCGACCTGCTGAGAAAACCTTCCAATACGACCAAGATTACCTGTTGGATGGATTTCGCTTTTCAGTTGTTGAGACACCAGGACATTCTATCGGCGGTGTATCTTTTATCTTTCCAGATCAAGAACTCGTCATCACAGGCGATGCCCTTTTTAGAGAATCAATCGGCCGCACCGATTTACCAACTAGCAATTTTGATGATTTACTATCCGGTATCAAAAACAACCTCTTTACCCTACCAGGGCATTACCAAGTCTATCCTGGACATGGGCACTCTAGCACCATTTCCCATGAGAAAAACGTTAACCCGTTTTTTAGATAG
- the ftsX gene encoding permease-like cell division protein FtsX — protein sequence MIRRFFRHFIESLKSLKRNGWMTIAAISSVTITLTLVGIFASVILNATKLTADLTNNVRINVYLRANSTDNAQTIVNDQGQTVENPDFQAVYKQILALDNVKSVDYSSKEEQLEHLTATLGETWNLFKGDANPLYDAYIIETTDPQYVKSVGKEIAKIDGVTEVRDGEVETERIFKLNSLVKTWGFAATGLLLFTAVFLISNTIRITIISRSREIQIMRLVGAKNSYIRGPFLLEGAWVGLLGAIVPSALVYFAYQMLYTSINASLASQNLSLISMNVFVPAMIASLFVVGIVIGALGSVISMRRFLKI from the coding sequence ATGATTAGACGATTTTTTAGACATTTTATTGAGTCTTTAAAGAGCCTCAAGCGAAATGGATGGATGACGATTGCAGCCATCTCATCAGTGACGATTACCTTGACCTTGGTCGGAATTTTCGCTTCTGTTATTTTAAATGCGACCAAGCTGACAGCTGATTTGACCAACAATGTTCGCATCAATGTCTACTTGCGTGCGAATTCGACTGATAATGCCCAAACGATTGTCAATGATCAAGGACAAACGGTTGAAAACCCTGACTTTCAAGCGGTTTATAAACAAATTCTTGCCTTGGATAATGTCAAAAGTGTGGACTATTCAAGTAAGGAAGAGCAGTTGGAGCATTTGACTGCAACCCTAGGGGAAACCTGGAATCTCTTTAAAGGAGATGCAAATCCGCTGTATGATGCCTACATCATTGAAACGACAGACCCGCAATATGTGAAATCTGTTGGAAAAGAAATTGCAAAAATCGATGGTGTCACAGAAGTTCGTGACGGTGAAGTGGAAACAGAACGAATCTTCAAGTTAAATAGTCTTGTGAAAACATGGGGATTTGCAGCAACAGGGCTCTTGCTCTTTACGGCGGTCTTCCTGATTTCAAATACTATTCGGATTACCATTATCTCGCGTAGTCGTGAAATTCAAATCATGCGCTTGGTTGGAGCAAAAAATAGCTATATTCGCGGACCGTTCTTGCTTGAAGGAGCTTGGGTCGGCTTGCTCGGTGCGATTGTGCCGTCTGCTTTGGTCTATTTTGCCTATCAGATGCTCTATACATCAATTAATGCTTCTCTAGCATCGCAAAATCTGTCTTTGATTAGTATGAATGTCTTTGTTCCAGCCATGATTGCCAGCCTCTTTGTTGTTGGAATTGTGATTGGAGCATTGGGATCAGTGATTTCCATGAGACGATTCTTGAAGATTTAG
- the ftsE gene encoding cell division ATP-binding protein FtsE encodes MGIIEMKDVSKKYGNGTTALRGVSVNVEPGEFAYIVGPSGAGKSTFIKLLYREEKLDKGSLKVGKFDLAKIKKKDVPMLRRSVGVVFQDYKLLPKKTVFENISYAMEVIGEKPRSIKKRVMEVLDLVGLKHKIRSFPNELSGGEQQRIAIARAIVNNPKVLIADEPTGNLDPENSWEIMNLLERINLQGTTILMATHNSQIVNTLRHRVIAIEDGRVVRDEVEGEYGYDD; translated from the coding sequence ATGGGAATTATTGAAATGAAAGACGTTTCCAAGAAATATGGAAACGGAACAACCGCGCTGAGAGGCGTGTCTGTAAATGTAGAACCAGGTGAATTTGCCTACATCGTAGGACCTTCTGGTGCTGGTAAATCAACCTTTATCAAGCTCTTGTATCGTGAAGAAAAGTTGGATAAAGGTTCGCTTAAAGTTGGAAAGTTTGATCTTGCTAAAATCAAGAAAAAGGATGTTCCAATGTTGCGCCGCAGTGTCGGAGTTGTCTTCCAAGACTATAAATTGCTTCCGAAAAAGACTGTTTTTGAAAACATTTCCTATGCTATGGAAGTTATTGGAGAAAAACCACGTAGCATCAAAAAACGGGTCATGGAAGTCTTAGATTTAGTAGGATTGAAGCACAAGATTCGCTCTTTTCCAAATGAACTCTCTGGTGGTGAGCAACAGCGTATTGCGATCGCCCGTGCCATTGTCAATAATCCAAAAGTCTTGATTGCCGATGAGCCAACAGGAAACTTGGACCCTGAAAATTCATGGGAAATTATGAATCTTTTGGAGCGGATTAATCTCCAAGGGACAACGATTTTAATGGCGACCCACAATAGCCAAATCGTAAATACACTTCGCCATCGCGTTATCGCAATCGAAGACGGTCGAGTGGTACGTGATGAAGTAGAAGGAGAGTACGGATACGATGATTAG
- the prfB gene encoding peptide chain release factor 2 (programmed frameshift), which yields MDIAEIRQKIEELTTKLNSFRGSLDLEGLEEEIAILENKMTEPDFWNDNLAAQKTSQELNDLKATYQNFHQMLDLLDEAEILLEFLAEDESVQDELEEKLLELDKLMTSYELTLLLSEPYDNNNAILEIHPGSGGTEAQDWGEMLLRMYTRFGNAKGFKVETLDYQAGDEAGIKSVTLSFTGPNAYGLLKSEMGVHRLVRISPFDSAKRRHTSFTSVEVMPELDDTIEIEIRDDEIKMDTFRSGGAGGQNVNKVSTGVRLTHIPTGIVTQSTVDRTQYGNRDRAMKLLQAKLYQLEQEKKAAEVDSLKGDKKEITWGSQIRSYVFTPYTMVKDHRTGYEVAQVDKVMDGDIEGFIDAYLKWRIS from the exons ATGGATATAGCAGAAATTCGACAAAAAATTGAAGAGCTGACCACTAAATTGAACTCATTCAGGGGGTCTCTT GACTTAGAAGGTTTGGAAGAAGAAATTGCTATCTTGGAAAACAAGATGACAGAACCAGACTTTTGGAATGACAATTTGGCAGCTCAGAAAACATCGCAGGAGTTGAATGATTTAAAAGCAACCTATCAGAATTTTCATCAGATGCTGGACTTGCTAGATGAAGCAGAGATTCTCTTAGAGTTTCTCGCAGAAGACGAGTCTGTCCAAGATGAATTGGAAGAAAAGTTACTCGAGTTGGACAAGTTGATGACCAGCTACGAGTTGACTCTCCTCCTGTCAGAACCTTATGATAACAACAATGCAATCTTGGAAATTCACCCAGGATCAGGTGGAACAGAGGCTCAGGACTGGGGCGAGATGTTGCTACGGATGTATACCCGTTTTGGGAATGCCAAAGGATTTAAGGTGGAAACCCTAGACTATCAGGCAGGGGATGAAGCAGGAATTAAGTCTGTTACCCTAAGCTTTACAGGTCCAAACGCTTACGGCTTACTCAAGTCAGAAATGGGTGTGCATCGCTTGGTGCGTATTTCACCATTTGATTCGGCGAAACGCCGTCACACCTCCTTCACATCGGTTGAAGTCATGCCAGAACTCGATGACACGATTGAAATTGAGATTCGGGATGATGAAATCAAAATGGATACCTTCCGCAGCGGTGGTGCTGGTGGACAGAACGTCAACAAGGTGTCAACAGGGGTTCGTTTGACCCACATTCCAACCGGAATTGTTACTCAATCAACCGTTGACCGTACCCAGTATGGGAACAGGGATCGGGCTATGAAGTTGCTGCAAGCCAAACTCTATCAATTAGAGCAAGAAAAAAAAGCAGCTGAAGTCGATTCGCTTAAAGGAGATAAAAAAGAAATCACTTGGGGTAGCCAGATTCGTTCCTATGTCTTTACTCCTTACACCATGGTCAAAGACCATCGTACAGGCTACGAAGTCGCTCAGGTGGACAAGGTCATGGACGGGGATATTGAAGGATTTATTGATGCCTATCTCAAATGGCGTATTAGCTAG
- the queG gene encoding tRNA epoxyqueuosine(34) reductase QueG, with protein sequence MNLKEQIIALSKEIGISKIGFTTADDFAYLEKSLRAAVEEGRTSGFEHKNIEERIRPKLSLASAKTIISIAVAYPRRLPQKPQKTQYKRGKITPNSWGLDYHYILQDKLERLARGIEELTADFEYKGMVDTGALVDTAVARRAGIGFIGKNGLVISKEFGSYMFLGELITNLEIAPDQPVDYDCGDCNRCVTVCPTSCLLGDGTMNARRCLSFQTQDKGMMELEFRKKIKTVIYGCDICQICCPYNKGIDSPPVVDIDPDLAEPELIPFLELSNGQFKEKFGMIAGSWRGKNILQRNAIIALANANDKSSIPKLLEIIDKKQNPIHMAAAIWALSQLVKQPNEELIAFIETIKSDHPDVIAERAAFLSFAKGV encoded by the coding sequence ATGAACCTAAAAGAACAAATTATCGCATTATCAAAGGAAATTGGAATTTCTAAGATTGGATTTACAACAGCAGACGATTTTGCTTATTTGGAGAAATCCCTGCGGGCCGCAGTCGAAGAAGGACGAACGTCTGGCTTTGAACACAAGAATATTGAAGAGCGTATCAGGCCAAAGTTGAGCCTGGCTTCTGCCAAGACCATTATTTCGATTGCGGTTGCTTATCCGAGAAGATTACCGCAAAAGCCACAGAAAACTCAGTACAAACGAGGCAAGATTACTCCCAATTCATGGGGACTTGATTACCACTATATCTTGCAAGATAAGCTGGAGCGCCTGGCGCGTGGGATTGAAGAGTTGACGGCTGATTTTGAATACAAGGGCATGGTGGATACCGGAGCCTTGGTCGATACAGCAGTCGCAAGGCGGGCAGGGATAGGCTTTATTGGCAAAAATGGCCTCGTTATTTCAAAAGAATTTGGCTCTTACATGTTCTTAGGCGAACTCATTACGAATTTAGAAATAGCGCCTGATCAGCCAGTGGATTATGATTGTGGTGACTGCAATCGCTGTGTTACGGTCTGTCCAACCTCGTGTTTACTTGGAGACGGGACAATGAACGCGAGGCGCTGTCTGTCCTTTCAGACTCAGGACAAGGGCATGATGGAATTGGAGTTTCGCAAGAAAATTAAGACGGTCATTTACGGTTGTGATATCTGTCAGATTTGCTGCCCTTATAATAAGGGAATTGATAGTCCACCCGTTGTAGACATTGACCCAGATTTGGCCGAGCCAGAGCTGATTCCCTTTTTGGAGCTATCAAACGGGCAATTCAAAGAGAAATTTGGTATGATTGCGGGTAGTTGGCGTGGGAAAAACATTCTTCAGCGAAATGCCATTATCGCTCTTGCCAATGCCAATGACAAGTCAAGTATCCCTAAACTCTTAGAAATTATTGATAAGAAGCAAAATCCCATTCATATGGCAGCTGCCATATGGGCACTTAGCCAGTTGGTCAAACAGCCCAATGAGGAGCTGATTGCTTTCATTGAAACTATCAAGAGCGACCATCCAGATGTTATTGCAGAGCGGGCCGCCTTTCTATCATTCGCCAAAGGGGTATAA
- a CDS encoding VanZ family protein, translated as MKSRYMTIFLFGIYLSFLTWIILFKLDVFSTLQLAYYHEMGRSINLIPFAGTAVYDGVLDYQEIGLNVLCFIPFGIYMEMLDKKATWVKNLAVMLVVSIVYEVLQYTFQIGVADITDVLANGFGGAIGINIMYVLTSIWHEKAYERVNRIALILTIVVAELLLLS; from the coding sequence ATGAAGTCTCGTTATATGACCATTTTCTTATTTGGAATCTATCTTTCATTTCTGACATGGATTATCCTATTCAAATTAGATGTCTTTTCCACCCTCCAGCTGGCCTACTATCACGAAATGGGGCGTAGCATCAATCTGATTCCCTTTGCGGGAACAGCTGTCTATGATGGGGTGCTGGATTACCAAGAAATTGGCTTAAATGTTCTTTGTTTTATTCCCTTTGGGATTTACATGGAAATGCTAGATAAAAAGGCGACCTGGGTTAAAAATCTAGCCGTGATGTTAGTGGTCAGTATTGTCTATGAAGTGCTGCAGTATACCTTCCAAATCGGCGTCGCAGACATCACAGATGTCCTTGCCAACGGCTTTGGTGGTGCCATTGGAATCAATATTATGTATGTCCTGACCAGTATTTGGCACGAAAAAGCCTATGAACGGGTCAATCGAATCGCTCTAATTTTGACAATCGTTGTCGCAGAGCTACTTTTGCTTAGTTAG
- a CDS encoding TM2 domain-containing protein yields the protein MSTFSDSYIAANASNFPAEAIPALRQRLEALDESQVSYILATELKNPTTALIFSILLGGLGADRFYIGQVGLGVAKLLLSWMTFGIWPLIDWFLIMGATKRANLEKLNMALMATSYK from the coding sequence ATGTCAACATTTTCTGATTCCTATATTGCAGCCAATGCTAGCAATTTTCCAGCAGAAGCGATTCCTGCTCTACGCCAACGTTTGGAGGCTTTAGATGAGTCTCAAGTATCTTATATCCTTGCGACCGAATTGAAGAATCCAACAACTGCCTTGATTTTTTCAATCTTACTCGGTGGTTTGGGAGCTGACCGTTTTTATATCGGTCAAGTTGGACTTGGAGTTGCAAAGTTGCTCTTGTCATGGATGACATTTGGAATTTGGCCACTCATTGACTGGTTCTTGATTATGGGCGCAACGAAACGTGCTAATCTTGAGAAACTCAATATGGCACTAATGGCTACTTCTTATAAGTAG
- a CDS encoding TM2 domain-containing protein encodes MNYAQAFLMANMSAFPPETLPIIKEELERLDEKSVSMLMMTDIKNPMTALLFSIFLGELGVDRFYIGNKELGIAKLALTVIGYATLVIVLGFFLLIGVYIWKLVDCFLIMKACKQTNFERFMWQINQAEMVQQARSTSAKNSASVVVEAAEEVSVISEEEMSVVAEANAEAETIPLVGEEVNETVKEQTLVSEEEMSE; translated from the coding sequence ATGAACTATGCCCAAGCCTTTTTAATGGCGAATATGAGTGCCTTTCCCCCTGAAACCTTGCCTATTATCAAAGAAGAACTCGAACGCTTGGATGAGAAATCTGTCAGCATGCTTATGATGACAGATATCAAAAATCCGATGACTGCTCTGTTATTTTCCATCTTCCTTGGAGAATTAGGAGTTGATCGCTTTTACATTGGCAATAAAGAACTTGGGATTGCAAAACTTGCTTTGACAGTGATTGGTTATGCCACCCTCGTTATTGTACTGGGGTTTTTCCTGTTGATTGGTGTTTATATCTGGAAGTTAGTTGACTGTTTCTTGATTATGAAGGCTTGTAAGCAGACTAATTTTGAACGCTTCATGTGGCAAATCAATCAGGCAGAAATGGTTCAGCAAGCACGGTCTACATCTGCAAAAAATAGTGCAAGTGTCGTTGTAGAAGCTGCTGAAGAAGTATCAGTAATTAGTGAAGAAGAAATGTCTGTAGTTGCAGAAGCAAACGCAGAAGCAGAGACAATCCCCCTTGTCGGTGAAGAAGTGAATGAAACTGTAAAAGAGCAAACCCTTGTCAGTGAAGAGGAGATGAGCGAGTAG